One genomic region from Phycisphaerae bacterium encodes:
- a CDS encoding DUF1579 domain-containing protein, giving the protein MKFRVFAGMCLGLGLFAYVSASAFSGDDKPVPAGGMPQMTPDMLAHMQECMKNMSPSEHHKLLERSVGTWKTTTKMWMMGEAGGPPMVTGGTAEMKMVLGGRYLMQEFKGVMKMPNEKGEFSEIPHEGIGLTGYDNDRNLYVGTWASSPGTALLNMRGSASRDGKSITFYGEMDEPFMKVFGRYVKYVLKFVSNDQIVFSIYDLHAGDDYKVVEVVYDRK; this is encoded by the coding sequence ATGAAGTTTCGAGTATTTGCAGGAATGTGTCTGGGTCTGGGGCTTTTTGCATATGTGTCGGCCAGCGCATTTTCAGGCGACGATAAGCCGGTGCCGGCCGGCGGCATGCCGCAGATGACGCCGGACATGCTCGCCCACATGCAGGAGTGCATGAAGAACATGTCGCCGAGCGAGCATCACAAGCTGCTGGAGCGGTCCGTCGGAACATGGAAGACGACGACGAAGATGTGGATGATGGGGGAGGCGGGCGGCCCTCCCATGGTCACGGGTGGGACAGCCGAGATGAAGATGGTGCTTGGCGGCCGGTATCTGATGCAGGAATTCAAGGGTGTGATGAAGATGCCGAACGAGAAAGGCGAGTTTTCGGAGATTCCGCATGAAGGGATCGGGCTGACCGGCTATGACAACGACCGAAATCTGTATGTCGGAACCTGGGCGAGCAGTCCGGGCACCGCGCTGCTCAACATGCGAGGCAGCGCGAGTCGTGATGGCAAGTCGATCACGTTCTATGGCGAGATGGATGAGCCGTTCATGAAGGTCTTCGGCCGGTATGTGAAGTATGTGCTGAAGTTCGTGAGTAATGATCAGATCGTGTTCTCGATTTACGATCTGCACGCCGGCGACGACTACAAGGTTGTCGAGGTGGTTTACGATCGGAAGTGA
- a CDS encoding SRPBCC domain-containing protein: MTGKQYIQVIGRCILIVVLTVEAGRALGAASEAQAPTAKPGLSETPFIEWSDGSDRILRKEVVIHATIDEVWHAWTTSEGIRSFFVPDSNVDLRIGGPFELFMGMDAPDESGLRGSESCRILSYLDREMLAFEWNFPPAVMRLRKSGAKTHVVIRLRQVDGGRVKVTLSQAGWGKGEDWDAGYAYFDSAWGKVLELLKSHFDGVQGTSVSATKSAPATTTVEKHVTVTAWDRPERRQDFEVIVPSSVDEVWEILSTGKGLERIGGRSAKVELKPGGKWEFWQGSPTRVQVYLPKELLACTGSAPSQFPEVQKGGHWGVYFLEPIDGGRTRLRLSVVGWKEGEEWDRAFDYFLKNNAVFMEWIHDALAYPVRVDRRARTMDLSCVVAAPREAVWRAFTTKEGIESWMVAKADLDWRIGGKWRTHYAKDGEIGDPNTIENIILSYEPERMFSLQIGKPPENFPFKGAAKHAWTVVYFDDAEGGGTRVRCVGLGYGDDSESQQMMDFFERGNRWTLQRLQEKFAETHSAGR, encoded by the coding sequence ATGACGGGGAAACAGTACATCCAGGTGATTGGCCGGTGCATTTTAATCGTCGTGTTGACCGTTGAGGCCGGTAGGGCGCTGGGTGCCGCATCAGAGGCACAGGCACCGACCGCCAAACCAGGTCTCTCGGAGACGCCGTTCATCGAATGGAGTGACGGCAGCGACAGGATTCTTCGCAAAGAGGTGGTCATTCACGCGACGATCGATGAGGTGTGGCATGCGTGGACGACGAGCGAAGGCATCCGGTCTTTCTTCGTTCCTGACTCGAATGTTGATCTGCGAATCGGCGGGCCGTTCGAACTTTTCATGGGTATGGATGCTCCGGACGAGTCCGGACTGCGCGGTTCAGAAAGTTGCCGCATCCTGAGTTATCTTGACCGGGAGATGCTCGCCTTCGAATGGAACTTTCCGCCGGCCGTGATGAGGCTGCGCAAGAGCGGGGCAAAGACGCACGTTGTCATCCGCCTGCGACAGGTCGACGGCGGCAGGGTCAAGGTCACGTTGTCACAAGCCGGTTGGGGCAAGGGCGAGGACTGGGACGCGGGGTATGCCTATTTCGACTCCGCCTGGGGGAAGGTGCTGGAGTTGTTGAAGTCGCATTTCGACGGCGTCCAGGGGACATCGGTTTCGGCGACGAAGTCGGCCCCCGCGACCACGACCGTCGAGAAGCATGTCACGGTGACGGCATGGGACCGGCCGGAGCGCCGTCAGGATTTTGAGGTCATTGTTCCGTCATCCGTCGATGAGGTCTGGGAGATTCTGTCGACCGGGAAGGGGCTTGAGCGGATCGGGGGTCGTAGCGCGAAGGTTGAACTGAAGCCGGGCGGCAAGTGGGAATTCTGGCAGGGTTCGCCAACGCGTGTGCAGGTTTATCTGCCGAAGGAGTTGCTTGCATGCACCGGCAGCGCGCCGTCGCAGTTTCCGGAGGTGCAAAAGGGTGGGCACTGGGGCGTCTACTTCCTGGAGCCGATCGATGGCGGCCGCACGAGGTTGCGGTTGAGCGTGGTGGGCTGGAAGGAGGGCGAGGAATGGGACAGGGCGTTTGATTATTTCCTTAAGAACAACGCGGTCTTCATGGAGTGGATCCACGACGCGCTGGCGTATCCGGTGCGGGTGGATCGGCGGGCGCGAACGATGGATTTGTCGTGCGTGGTGGCTGCTCCGCGTGAGGCGGTGTGGAGGGCCTTCACGACGAAGGAAGGTATCGAGTCCTGGATGGTTGCGAAGGCGGATCTTGACTGGCGAATCGGTGGAAAGTGGCGAACCCATTACGCCAAGGACGGCGAGATCGGCGACCCGAACACGATCGAGAACATCATTCTTAGCTACGAGCCTGAGCGCATGTTTTCGTTGCAGATCGGGAAACCGCCGGAGAACTTTCCATTCAAGGGTGCGGCGAAGCATGCGTGGACCGTGGTGTACTTTGATGATGCGGAAGGCGGCGGGACGCGGGTTCGATGCGTCGGATTGGGCTACGGAGACGATAGCGAGTCGCAACAAATGATGGATTTCTTTGAGCGGGGCAATCGTTGGACGCTTCAGCGCCTTCAGGAGAAGTTCGCGGAGACGCATTCAGCGGGGCGTTAG
- a CDS encoding TetR/AcrR family transcriptional regulator, translated as MTDKSTRERLLDVAMRLFHEQGYAATGVSTILREADVNSGSLYHFFPSKEALLEGVLNRYMELLWPMVLNPAFAKTDDPVERVFAVLDGYRQMLVMTNCTMGCPIGNLALELSDTYPIVREKVKGLFEAWCAGIRTCLDAAADRLPSHVDRESLSRFILTVMEGGMMQARAHRSLDPYDASVAHLREYFKQLLAERRGGAA; from the coding sequence ATGACGGACAAGTCGACACGAGAACGATTGCTGGATGTCGCGATGCGGTTGTTTCATGAACAGGGATACGCCGCGACTGGGGTTTCAACGATTCTGCGTGAGGCCGACGTCAACAGCGGCAGTCTGTACCACTTCTTCCCTTCGAAGGAAGCGCTGCTTGAGGGCGTGCTGAATCGATACATGGAGCTTTTGTGGCCGATGGTTCTCAATCCGGCTTTTGCGAAGACGGATGATCCGGTGGAGCGCGTGTTCGCGGTGCTGGATGGATATCGTCAGATGCTGGTGATGACGAATTGCACAATGGGCTGTCCGATCGGGAATCTGGCGCTGGAGTTGAGCGACACGTATCCGATTGTGCGTGAGAAGGTGAAAGGGCTGTTCGAGGCGTGGTGTGCCGGGATTCGGACCTGTCTGGACGCGGCCGCGGATCGGCTGCCATCGCATGTCGATCGCGAATCGCTTTCACGTTTTATTCTCACGGTGATGGAGGGCGGCATGATGCAGGCCCGGGCACATCGATCGTTGGATCCGTATGACGCTTCCGTGGCACATTTGCGAGAGTACTTCAAGCAACTGCTGGCGGAGCGGCGCGGCGGCGCCGCCTGA
- a CDS encoding VOC family protein, with protein MMSSGVKAIPDGYQSVTPHIVVKNGRSALEFFKKAFGAEEIMVMPGPDGQSVMHGEVRIGNSVVMFAGEWPGAQTQSPTTLKGTTAAIMIYSPDVDAAFNRAVQAGATVVMPPTNMFWGDRYSQVKDPEGHVWSIATHVEDVPPEECARRMKEMFSQGGGSCS; from the coding sequence ATGATGTCCAGTGGTGTGAAGGCGATTCCGGATGGGTACCAGTCGGTGACGCCGCATATTGTCGTGAAGAACGGGCGATCGGCACTTGAGTTTTTCAAGAAAGCGTTCGGCGCGGAGGAGATCATGGTGATGCCCGGTCCTGACGGGCAGAGCGTGATGCATGGAGAAGTTCGGATCGGCAATTCTGTCGTGATGTTCGCGGGCGAATGGCCGGGGGCGCAGACACAGTCTCCCACGACGTTGAAGGGTACGACGGCTGCGATCATGATCTATTCTCCGGATGTGGACGCGGCATTCAACCGGGCGGTTCAGGCGGGTGCGACGGTGGTGATGCCGCCGACGAACATGTTCTGGGGCGATCGCTATTCGCAGGTGAAGGACCCGGAGGGGCATGTCTGGTCGATTGCCACGCATGTCGAGGATGTGCCGCCTGAGGAGTGCGCGCGGCGGATGAAGGAGATGTTTTCCCAGGGCGGCGGTTCGTGCAGCTGA